The genomic segment TCTGTACTCATGTCCATAACTACAATTACAATTTCAAAAGAGATCAGTCTCTTTGCAACAACATCATAATAAAGAGAGTTGGTGTGAGAAGGGAGAAGAACAGTTGAGGTGGTTTATACTCTGAGATTCTAAAGATCTTCATGTTGCACGGAGTTTGATCTCTGCCAGAGACAACACCTTGGATCTGCTAATGGGCAGCGCTTTGCAAGCTTTTCAAGATTTCACTTGTTCATATGAATCCGGGCATTGTTGACTACTCTTGGCAATGTTGCAGGCAACAGGACAGAGTGCAACCCACAGTGAATTCCGGCTCCAGACCAGTGACACCTAACAGATTAGGCTCTGACTGAACGTTTCTCAGAAAAGCCGACATGCGGCCTCTGTTTGAGCAGTCAGCCAAGtcagcagcagaaagaggaaGTGAGCCTTTTCCCTGACAAAACAAGATGCTGATTAAAACCCAAAGCACAGTGAGCAGTACGCACACAACTCCACCCGCTGAGCCAGACTATCAGACTCATATCAGCAGTGAACTGAGACATTTAGCTGCTAAGGGTGTGTGTACTCCTCTTCGAGAACATTACTTCCGATTATAAAACCATTCTGATTCCAGCCTTTTATATCAAACTAGTTCAAATCCATCCATTGTCCCAGATGAGACCTTTGTTGTGCAGCCGACTCCAATAAAACAGCAGCGTTTATAACATAGCACAGAGTTTAAAATGGCAGGTTAGATTTCAGATGAAAGCGGTGAAGTCACTGAGTCACTGTGACGTAATAAATCCAATATTTGGAACTTATTAACCTGCAGAAGCAGATCAAATGCATGAACGTGCACATATTAACAAGTCGCCAATTCTAAACTGTAAATACTGCAACCCATTTAAAACAGTACACTCATCTGCATGTATCAACATTCTGCTAATGAAATTAGATCATTGGATCAATAAAACCAGGTTGATAATCTCCGACAGACGCCCAGAAGCTTAGTTTGACTTATAAACCTACCATGTCTTCCTACTGCAGAAAAATGACGACTACAAATGATATAAAAAGGTTTAAACTCATGAGGATCTTAATATTATGACCTTGGAAATTACCATGTTTGAACCTGGTGTTCTGTAAAACAATGACAATACCTCTAAATATTTTAAGGAGGCTGCTGCACCAGTAAATGTTGCTACCATAGCAACACTTGAGCCAGGGGTGACTTTATGGGATGTGTCCCTGTAGACCAGGTCacatacaaaaaacaaacaaaagcaccaCAGTTTGTTTGAGAAAGGGGTGTCATCCCACCTCTCGTCCACTGTTCCTCTGTCCCCTtactctcaacacacacacacatgcacgcacacacacacacacacagcgccaACCCACAAGGCCCTTATTGTCCTGTTTCACATTGTAGCCCACTGAGTGGAGCGGCATCtgaaagcagacacacacacaaacacacacacacacacacactcacaacaggGATGCGAACAATCCTTTGTGTGCCTGCCTCGGTTTAGAGGGACAGTAAATACAGAGAAATAATCCAAAACAATCCGAGTCTCATAATCACATTCTAAGACGGATGAAGACCCACCCTGAGTAATCAAAGGTGTGTGAAGCTCCTGTGCAGATGAGCACTGGCGATTTAAGAGACACACACGCGTTTCCTTATCAGTtctcgtgtgtgtttgtctgttgagTTCAGGCTGGCGAATGGTTAATTTTACCTGTGGCCGGAGCCAGGAGCCAGAGGTAGGTCAGCGgcaggagggtgaggtgaggtaaGCTCCAGGTGAGCAGCATGTGGTGTGCATAGgacattttcctttaaggacCTGGAAAGAGTAAACAGAATGACTTAAGGGCACGTGATCCTCTGATGAGTCAGTCACTGCAAACTCCAGACAAACATCACTCAAACCCAACGAGCGCGATGTGAATTTCTAAATCTCAAAGTTGCTATAAATATGAAAAGTTGcgtcatttttattttggctttAAAGCACTAGCAGAGGCAGCGACAGAGCCGAACCAACGTCCATGTTAAAGGGAGAGATGGCATTGGTGGACAGATGGGCGTCACACACATGTGACACCTTTAATTCTGAAACGCAGTCATGCTAAGTACATTCACACGTTGTGGGCGTAATTCTGCCGCCTCTGTTTGGTTCTGTTAAAACCAACAAAGCAGAGATAATGGAGGAGCCTTCTTAGCAGCTATATTGGTATCAAACAATATCAGGGTAGGATTAGGATTGGGTTACTAAGACATCAAGTATATTTCCTTTTCTGAGCTGGAATAAGCTGATTAAGATACTTTTATATGTGACAGTGTTAGACACTGAGGAAAAAGATGAACATCCAACTTTAAAAGGTCGTTAAAGGGAAACTAAGGAgggaaactttatttaaaagggtttaaattcaattaaaagaaacagaacatcaatgcaaaataaaataagattacACAACTAAAAGAAACAAAGTGGAATAAAGCCAATGATGTCAAATTCAAGGGCACAAAATTAGTGATATTAAAGACTTTATTTCATCTCAGTAAGAATGAGACCTGGTTCTCAGATTTACTCAAACTGTCTGCCACGAGTAATCAAGCGCCACGGCGTTTACCTTTCTCCCGACCAGGCGGAGGAAGCGAAGGAatgcaggaagagagagagagggggcttAAGTTGGCAGGGTGGAGCTGCAAGTTGACGGGTGAAGACGGGTCAACACCGGCACTCTGAGGAGGAGATCCAACATGGCCGCCTCCAGGGCTTTCACAGGCTCAGCTGCTCATACAGTCCTGGAGAGGGGCAGACAAAGATAGAAACCATTATTCGATATGTTGATCATGTTATTACCCCATCCgtcaaggaggttgtgttttcatcagtgtttgttagTTTGGCTGTTAGTTCGATTTGCTAATTCCGAGACCTGCGGAATACAAACGCTCCTTTTTTCAAAGTACGACAGAGAAGACAAGTAAAAGTTCCTCGTTTGAGgacataacaaataaaacaagtcgCTCATTATGAAGCAACTCTGCCAGTATCCTGTTGACAGTAGCTCTTCACATGACTCACACCCTGAGAACACCGTCCCTTCACTAGCAGTTGAAGCAGAGCGAAAGcgaagaagaaaaatacaatcAAGCTAAATGTTATTTACATACCTCAGAGACAGCTTTTAACCTCTCAGCCTGAACCGAAGACGTGGCTCAACACATTGCGAAATCTGTCCTTCTTCATCGTGTGTCTGGCCCTGGAGCTTTGCAGCCTAATACCCAGCAGGTGTGTTCATAACGCACACATGGAGGACGTCTGTGTGCagggaaataaatatttctaacTCTCTCCTGTGCACATATTTCTCTTCTGTGCAATAATCACAGCCATCGCTCAATATGCAGTAGTTTTGACTCAATTTCCTTTTGTGCAGGAAGTGTGATGAGGACGTTCTCTCACTTCAAAGTAATTAGTAGTGATTACGATAAGTGAAACGATGCTGGATGATGGTTTGTCACATATTTAATGATGTTGTAAGAGTGAACTTTTACTGCTGTACATTTAGAAACATGCTGTTACATGTAAACGACAGGTTTTGCCCCCTGCTGCTCTGCAAAGACACTGCAGACATTGTCCCTGTTGTGGTGAACGTGCTCCTGTGGCGTTCTTCATACATGAAAGACAAagtttggaaaatgtctggCCCAAATtgtcaggacattttccaggggggggggttctaaAAACAGCTCAAGTTTAAAAGATTGATTAAAAGATGTCTGTAAAAATAGACCAGTGACAATCCTGCAGCAAGACAAATCAGACAGAACATAGACTGTATTAGTCAATTACATAACAAGAACTGCTGACACAAACCTGCGTAGTCTGTTTCCATACGAGAACCTGCATTCCAGCCCAGGGATGCTTTGGCCTCAGCAGCTCGACTCACACGGTCCCGAAATCACTGTCCTACGCTCTCctgctcttctttctctctcgcaGGTAAACcaacgagaaaaaaaaaaaaaaaaaaatccaggtaGAAAAATTCAGCCCTTGCTGGAGTCGCAGTAATAAACGAGTCGTGTTCAGGTGCACTCCGTCACCTGGGCTGACGACAGCTCAGCCATTACAGACTTTTCAATGGCCGTTCCTCCCTTGAGAAACTTCTGCCGAACAATGATCTCTGTGActaaacacccccccccctcttgtaTCTGGAGAGGacaagttctctctctctctctctctctgactgtgtcTGTTTTCAGTTGCAGCATCCAATAGCTTAGATTCTCAGCAGACAGTTTGGTGGAGTCCCACGCCCCGGGTTCTTCTGGCTGCAGCAGGGAAGGAAAAATCTgcttctctctcacagacagtcCCCTTTGGAAAATCTgcaaaacatgaataataataataaaaaataaatctccaATTCTGCAGTGACAACAACAGACACGTCcttcacagcaacaacagttCTAATCCGAGGACTGGATACAATACAAGTATCACGGCAATTCTATAATCCCCCGTGTATAGTTATTTCAGAAGAGATTTTTACTACACAATAATACAGTCGGCTAACCTTACAATTGAGAACAGCCTCTGACTGAAGAACATATTCAATTAATCTTTCACTGTTTATTGATTTTTCACCGGATTATTCAcagtgtatttatttctgtcttatAATAAAACGTTGTATGAACTTAatagaataaacagaaaataatgtttttcattctttctctcaAACATTCGCCtggttttaatttctttttgactgttttagtttcattttagctgccatctgttgtttttactgctATTGCATGTACCTGTTTTCTAAAGGgtggttttctttctgtttacaCATGGATGCATCTGTACTGATGCATGGtaaacatggggggggggggaaataaaGACGAAACTATGGTTTaataaagggatagttcacccaacaAGGAATATGTTGTTCCTAAACTcctaaaagtgttttgtggtctcaaacatttcacccacccctccatcgggcAGAGTGGTCTAGTGATTTATTATTAACTAACCCTTTACGACCCTATAGCTTGTTGAAGTCTCATGTGGAAAAACAGTGTACTATGTTCATATTAGAGACGAAAATACAAGGTTTATTGCACAATAAACAATAATTGAAATTATGGTGGCATATATTCATATCTGTCCATCTATGTAGGTTATACATAACAGTCTTACTCGATTAGATTGAGTGATGGTTAAATGAGTGCCTCTTATAACTGCAGTGGGATAATATCAAGAGATATTTGAGCCAAAATGGAGGGTTCGTACATTATGTAtcttagcagcagcagcagcagcagcagtgttttcctctcaggACCTTTCTTATCTCCTCACTAGCTGACGGATCACTGAACACAGGCCGGTGGCTGCAGCCTGCTGCCGCTGCACAgtcacacaggtacacacacacacacagacacacatacacacacgggACGGTGAAATCCAACACAACACGCTCATCGATCATCCGGTGGATTCACGTCCTGACACCGAGACACGGAGACGCGCAGCGGACACACCGGCCCGTGTAATCCCGGGATCACCGCAGTGGTGTGAGGCACCTTGAGGCCAACAGCCGCTGTCATCCTCCTCTACCGCCGCCACAAACCACGCGGGGGGTTTCATGCGTTCTTTAAAACCCGCAACTGTCACGACGCggtgagaaggagaagaagaagaagaagaaccgGGGACTCACCGGAgcaggaggctggaggaggaggtggtgaaggaggaggaggaggagggtggttCACCTCGGTCCGGTGCCCGTGTCGTGGCTGTTGTTGTCCCGCAGGTCCGAGTCCCGCTCCGCTCGACCAGCTGATGTCAGTGTCACCGCTGTGAAGCCAATATGAGTGATGCGGGACACTTCCGGTGGCTGGGTTTTCAAAATAAGGCAGAAACATTTGACCTTAACGACactttttctaaaataaaacatgaaataaccAAACCAGGTTAAAGGTTATATCACGCAGACGTTCATTCAAATCCCATTTAAATCCTAAATTATCAGGTTTATCCCGCTACTTCCATCTGCTGTCAAAATCGAACGACTTGCCTTTActtgaattattttaatttaaaaaacaatcaatattttaattgaaattgaaacaacccccccacagttaaataatataataataacacatcCGTGCTCGAAATATTAACGTGACGTCGCTTCTCCGACGATCCAAAATGGCGCCTCCGCCTCCCAACTATCCCCGCTGTGATTGGCTCGCTGACATTGTCCGAGCCTCCCCATTGGCTGcttgtggatttattttgaccGTCAACTTCCGGGTTGTGTCCACGAGCTGCAGAGGCGCGTGAGAGGTTATCTCTTTTAAAGTAAGTTATTTTTATGAACGTTGACGTTTTACTGTAAAATCTTCAATCGGCCTTTGATTAGCAAGACTCAGCAATGGATTAAAtaacaatatgaaataaatatgtcTGACTCTCAGTGACGTGGAGCCGCTGAcatctacaaaaaaaaaatatatatctatttTAAACTAAAGCTTAacgttattttttttaattatttttctctgattGGGTCTCAGGTCGTAATGGCGGAAGGTGCCGAGGTCGTGAGCTGCGAGCCTCCcggagaagaggagcagggagcagggggagaagatggaggaggctCGCAGGGGGATGATGGAGGCGGTTTGACTGATGCTCAGAGAGAAGTGTTGGAAAGATGTCTTCATACTCTCAGACACGCTCAGAATGACAGCCACACTCTTGCTGCTCTTCTGCTGGTGAGTCTTGATACGTGGATCCATCACCATATGGTAGCTACTCCCACTGTGTTTGTTATCCTGGCGTGACACATTCAGGgggatttaaatatattatacagAAACGTGGCGGCTCATGTTAGATGagttattataataatgtaaATTACCTTTATGCCTGTATTTGTAATTAGTTGCTTTATACCTGTAAATGGTTTAAAAGGCAACCACTGCTCCACCATCACCACTGATGCTGATACTGTTGAAGTTGAATCTGTCCTGGTGTTGAAACACTTGTTTGACCTTCCTTTGAGTTTCATTATGAATATAATTAACATTACAAACATTTCAAGGAATAAATCACACAGCTTTCTGAGCATAAGTTCTTCCTGTGGTTGAAATATGAAAGCTTAAAGTTACCAATCAATTCAATTCTCcttgtttcctttgtttattTCAGATCACTCGTTTGTGTCCAGCAAGCCAACTAGACAAACCCACTTTGAGACGTATCTTCGAGGCCGTCGGACTCAACCTTCCCGCTCGGCTTTTGGTGACAGCAGTCAGAGGGCGTGAGAGCTCTGGTTTACCCCCACATGAACTCCTCTCATTGGGCACAGCTCTGCTGGCTGCCTTGAGCACAGACCCAGACATGGCCTCCCATCCCCAGCTCCTCACCACCATCCCGCTACTGCTGGGCCTCTTAGCAGATGGTCCTGTATCAAACcagcaggaagagaaacaagctgGAGAAAAGGGGCAGAGTCCAGATCGTAAAGTACAAGCAGCAGAGAGTTCAGGGCCAGAAAGTAATCCTGCCAAAGTGGAAAAATCAGCTGGGGAGAGAAAAACCAGCAAGCAAAAGTGTGATGACGGCAGCAAATCAAACGGAGTGTCAACATCTCCAGAAACGTCACCGCATGAACGTCTCGATGAGGCCATAGCTGCTGACTGCTACCAAGTTTTAACAGCAGTGTGTGCTTTACCCAGGGGTCTTGATCAGCTACTGAGCAGAGGGGCTGTTCCTGCTCTGTGTCAAGCAGTGGAACAAAACCAGACTTTCAGCCGGCAGAGGGGGCTCGCCTTGCTTGGTTGCCTCCTCTCTGGTAAAACCAAGGAAAAAGCATGGGGTAAACACCCTGCGGAACTCCACTCCCTGCTCGACAGGCTCTCCAAAGATTTCTGTCAGTCCACAGACCAGGCCAGACTGGACATGTGCTCTAAGCTGGTGCAGTTCCTGCCCCCAGTAGGAGTGGCCGCAGCGAGGGATGAGCTGAAGGGAGTCGTGAGCTGCATGTGGGGGACTTTAAGACCCATGATGCAGGCTAAGTTGACACCGAGGCAGATCGGGCTCATCCTGGTCCTCAGTGCGTGTCTGCTGGATTTGTATGGGTGGGAGCTGGTGGGACCCCCAAAGATCTGCTGCTTACTGGTGAACCGGGCCTGTGTGGAGGTCAGGATGGGCCTGGAGGAGCCGCCCGGCAACGAGCTGAGCCcagagctgcagcacacactcacaggtagTGTGTTAATCGTTTTTACCACAAGTGCCTATTCTGCACAGTTCGGAGCTCAGTGAACACAGCAGTTTAATGTGATGGGCGTAACGGGGCACACATTTATCATAAAACACATCTGCATTTATTGTTTAAAACTCCTCTTTTCATTCTCAGGCTGTTACAGAATCATGGAGGCAGCCATCGAGCAGGCCTGCTGTCCGGCAATGACTCAGACCGCTGCACCCACTCCGAGCTCCATATCCTCGCTCAGTCTGCAGCAGAGCCAGCAGGTCCTTGGGGTCCTGGAGGAGGCCTTCTCCGCTGTAATTTACCACCTGCAACAGGTGAGGGGATGAAGTTTGAGCTTCTGTTTGTGGGACTCTGTCCTTTTGATACCAAACTAGCTGCTCGCTGCTGCATCTGAAAATGTAATCACGCATTGTGCCATGTGATAATAATTCTTCCTAGTGCTgagtctctcttcctcttctcttctcgtAGGTGGATCCAAGTCGATACGGCGACCCTTTCATTTTCGCCACATTCCGCTCTCTTTGCTCATGGCTGGCCGAGGAGACTTCCTGTCTGAAGGAGGAAGTGACTGGACTGCTGCCTTTCCTGATCGGCTACGTCCAAAGTCATCTGCGGGGTGAGAGCCCCGAGCAGGGCCTCTCTGACTGGATGGCCGTGATGTCTGTCTCCGAGGAGAGGGGACCCTGGACGGGCAAAGAACCCCTGAGGTAAAGATGACAATGATGAATCAGTAGTGTTACAGGAACAACAACACATTGGAGGACAGATTTTACTCGTCTTCTGTCCCAGGATCTTCAAGAAAAATATCTTCGTCTCTCCAGGTATCTCCTCCCGGCTCTGTGCCACCTGTCGGCAGAGGAAGGTCCCAGGAAGGTGCTGCTCACGCTCGACACCCCGGCCCTGCTGGTGGACTTTCTGACCCAGAGCTGGAATTCTCTCAAGGGAAAAAGTGGGGTTGCGTCGGGCAGGGATCCCAGCATGGAGACGGCCTGTTCGGCACTCCTCAACTTCACCGTCACGGAACCAGAGAGAGTCAGGTACAGAGCTGATGTTCAAATCAAATACTTGTTTGAACCCTGGGGCTGAAACGAAGTCATTCTGTAATTTCtaacttttgtttctctgtgttttagaAAGGATCCATGTTTCAGAACTCTAGAGGCTTTGCTGAGTGAAGCACTTCCAGTGTTGGtgcataaaccccgcctcctcgtCCTTGCAGCGAATTTCTGCACTTTGGGGCTGATGATTGGTCGACTCAAATCAACTCCTTCAGGTAAAGAGCAACTGGCACCATTTTATTTATAGCACCATTAACACAGATTCAGGTGCCAGTGCTTGTATGATTCACCCTTTTCGCagcaaacattttgttttatcaaCTAAAACACACGTTTAAGCTCTGCATCATTCACGCACCCAGGTCATTAACAGGAAGCAGAGTTCACAGTTTTAACATTACTGTAATGTCTAGCAGATCtgtaaaactgtatttattaatCTGCTGACTCTTTATTGTGAGAGAAGTTTTCACACAGTTCTAAGGCTCCTCTGTTTTCGTGTGAAAGTCGGCGATTGTTTGCAAATACATGAGCCAGAAGAGCTTTATAACACAGAGGTTCAGTGTTGACTTCGTGCTGCAAGTCAGCAAGTCAAAATTAACTATAAGCTCAAAAAATCAGTTTAAACGCCATCATGAACTtacacttttgttttgttgtttctccAGGATCAGTGGAAGCCAGTCAGAGGCGTTTCTTCTCCTCAGCTCTCCGGTTCCTCCGCGGCGCCCTGGACTCCGGATCCAACACCAAGTTGGTTCAGGTGAGCGTCAGCTGGGAGGAGAACTGGGACGAGGCTGCCGAGCTCTGGAGGTTGGGCTTGCAAGCTCTGGGAGGCTGCGTCCGCGCTCAGCCCTGGATCACCACGCTGGTCAGAGAGGAAGGTTGgctcaaacacactctcaccaTGCTGGGTCAGTGTAGCGCACTATCTGACCAGCACACGCAGGAGGCGCTAGAGGAAGCTCTGTGTGCCGTGGCAGAGCGGTGTCCCCTCTGTAAACAGGAGATAGGAGACGTGATGAGAAATAATAAAGGAGCTTTGAGCTGCATGCGGA from the Paralichthys olivaceus isolate ysfri-2021 chromosome 20, ASM2471397v2, whole genome shotgun sequence genome contains:
- the ncdn gene encoding neurochondrin, coding for MAEGAEVVSCEPPGEEEQGAGGEDGGGSQGDDGGGLTDAQREVLERCLHTLRHAQNDSHTLAALLLITRLCPASQLDKPTLRRIFEAVGLNLPARLLVTAVRGRESSGLPPHELLSLGTALLAALSTDPDMASHPQLLTTIPLLLGLLADGPVSNQQEEKQAGEKGQSPDRKVQAAESSGPESNPAKVEKSAGERKTSKQKCDDGSKSNGVSTSPETSPHERLDEAIAADCYQVLTAVCALPRGLDQLLSRGAVPALCQAVEQNQTFSRQRGLALLGCLLSGKTKEKAWGKHPAELHSLLDRLSKDFCQSTDQARLDMCSKLVQFLPPVGVAAARDELKGVVSCMWGTLRPMMQAKLTPRQIGLILVLSACLLDLYGWELVGPPKICCLLVNRACVEVRMGLEEPPGNELSPELQHTLTGCYRIMEAAIEQACCPAMTQTAAPTPSSISSLSLQQSQQVLGVLEEAFSAVIYHLQQVDPSRYGDPFIFATFRSLCSWLAEETSCLKEEVTGLLPFLIGYVQSHLRGESPEQGLSDWMAVMSVSEERGPWTGKEPLRYLLPALCHLSAEEGPRKVLLTLDTPALLVDFLTQSWNSLKGKSGVASGRDPSMETACSALLNFTVTEPERVRKDPCFRTLEALLSEALPVLVHKPRLLVLAANFCTLGLMIGRLKSTPSGSVEASQRRFFSSALRFLRGALDSGSNTKLVQVSVSWEENWDEAAELWRLGLQALGGCVRAQPWITTLVREEGWLKHTLTMLGQCSALSDQHTQEALEEALCAVAERCPLCKQEIGDVMRNNKGALSCMRNLKKTMGVK